The Manihot esculenta cultivar AM560-2 chromosome 11, M.esculenta_v8, whole genome shotgun sequence genome includes a region encoding these proteins:
- the LOC110626799 gene encoding histone H4 translates to MSGRGKGGKGLGKGGAKRHRKVLRDNIQGITKPAIRRLARRGGVKRISGLIYEETRGVLKIFLENVIRDAVTYTEHARRKTVTAMDVVYALKRQGRTLYGFGG, encoded by the coding sequence ATGTCGGGCCGCGGAAAGGGAGGAAAGGGGCTGGGAAAGGGAGGAGCGAAGCGGCACAGGAAGGTTCTTCGCGATAACATCCAGGGAATCACTAAGCCTGCAATTCGTCGTCTGGCTCGAAGAGGTGGCGTCAAGAGGATCAGTGGGTTGATTTACGAAGAGACCCGTGGAGTCTTGAAAATTTTCTTGGAAAATGTGATCCGTGATGCCGTGACTTACACTGAGCACGCAAGAAGAAAGACGGTGACTGCCATGGATGTGGTGTATGCATTGAAGAGGCAGGGTAGGACTCTGTACGGATTCGGTGGTTAA